In Bacillus sp. SB49, a single window of DNA contains:
- the ftsY gene encoding signal recognition particle-docking protein FtsY, producing MSFFKKLKEKFVKNEETEKKEQLPLEQEEETEQESLDGETEVKSEEVPAPEKDTSEETAGQASPEQYPSSTEQEEVEEADEEEIQSETETDVEEEKDTIASKFKRGLQKTRNSFSSKINDLVARYRTVDEDFFEELEEVLISADVGVTTVMEMIEELEMEVKRKNIKDPQQVKEVISEKLVEIYYGDDDAGEVEGLKENPDGLTIYLFVGVNGVGKTTTIGKLAHRLKSEGKNVTLAAGDTFRAGAIEQLEEWGKRVGVNVTKHSEGSDPAAVIFDGIQSAKSRNADVLICDTAGRLQNKVNLMNELSKVKRVIEREAPGAPHEVLLVLDATTGQNAMSQAKTFAEATDVTGIVLSKLDGTAKGGIVLAIRKELDIPVKLVGLGEKVTDLENFDAHAFVYGLFADMIDEYEEDEEKTS from the coding sequence ATGAGTTTTTTCAAAAAGTTGAAAGAGAAGTTTGTGAAGAATGAAGAAACAGAGAAAAAGGAACAACTCCCTTTAGAGCAAGAGGAAGAAACAGAGCAGGAATCCCTTGATGGAGAGACCGAAGTCAAGTCGGAAGAGGTACCTGCCCCGGAAAAGGACACGTCTGAAGAAACCGCCGGTCAAGCATCACCTGAGCAGTATCCTTCTTCTACAGAACAGGAAGAAGTTGAGGAAGCCGATGAAGAAGAAATCCAGTCGGAAACGGAAACAGACGTGGAGGAAGAGAAAGACACCATCGCCTCGAAGTTCAAACGAGGCCTTCAAAAGACAAGGAACTCCTTTTCCAGTAAAATAAACGACCTCGTCGCCAGGTACCGCACGGTGGATGAAGATTTCTTCGAAGAGCTGGAAGAAGTACTCATTTCCGCAGACGTCGGTGTGACAACCGTCATGGAAATGATTGAAGAGCTTGAAATGGAAGTAAAAAGAAAGAACATTAAAGATCCACAGCAGGTGAAGGAGGTTATTTCCGAGAAACTGGTGGAAATCTATTACGGAGATGATGATGCAGGTGAAGTGGAAGGCCTGAAAGAAAACCCTGATGGTTTGACCATTTATCTCTTCGTAGGTGTAAACGGCGTCGGAAAGACGACGACAATCGGCAAACTTGCACACCGCCTGAAGTCAGAAGGGAAGAACGTAACGCTTGCAGCAGGAGATACATTCCGTGCCGGTGCGATTGAGCAGTTGGAGGAGTGGGGTAAGCGTGTCGGCGTGAACGTGACGAAGCACAGCGAAGGAAGCGATCCCGCAGCCGTCATCTTTGACGGGATCCAGTCAGCCAAATCAAGAAATGCCGATGTGCTCATCTGTGATACGGCCGGCCGACTGCAGAACAAAGTCAATTTGATGAATGAGCTTTCCAAAGTGAAGCGCGTCATCGAAAGAGAAGCTCCGGGTGCTCCTCATGAAGTACTGCTCGTCCTTGATGCAACAACGGGTCAGAATGCAATGAGTCAGGCGAAGACATTCGCAGAAGCGACCGATGTTACCGGTATCGTGCTTTCCAAGCTTGACGGGACGGCTAAAGGTGGAATTGTCCTGGCCATCCGTAAGGAGCTGGACATTCCGGTTAAACTGGTCGGCCTCGGTGAGAAAGTGACCGACCTTGAGAACTTCGACGCCCATGCATTCGTCTACGGTTTGTTTGCTGACATGATCGATGAGTATGAAGAGGACGAAGAAAAAACGTCTTAA
- a CDS encoding putative DNA-binding protein — protein sequence MLEKTTRINYLFDFYQSLLTPKQRNYMELYYLEDYSLGEISETFDVSRQAVYDNIRRTETMLEEYEKKLLLYEKFQKRQQVIKEMEAEIEQEKLPERFHDWLEQLQELE from the coding sequence GTGCTGGAAAAAACGACACGTATCAACTATCTTTTTGATTTCTACCAATCGTTGTTGACTCCTAAACAAAGAAATTATATGGAGTTATATTATCTCGAAGATTACTCGCTTGGTGAAATATCCGAAACCTTTGATGTCTCGCGTCAAGCGGTTTATGATAACATTCGCCGAACAGAGACGATGCTGGAAGAATATGAAAAGAAACTTCTGCTATATGAAAAATTCCAGAAACGCCAGCAGGTGATCAAAGAAATGGAAGCAGAAATAGAACAAGAGAAGCTTCCGGAACGATTCCATGACTGGCTGGAACAACTACAAGAATTAGAATAG
- the ffh gene encoding signal recognition particle protein, whose product MAFEGLSDRLQETIKKIKGKGKVTEQDVKEMTREVRLALLEADVNFKVVKDFVKRIKERAIGQEVMESLTPGQQVIKVVKEELTELMGGNESKIAVAKRPPTVIMMVGLQGAGKTTTTGKLANLLRKSYNRSPLLVAADIYRPAAIQQLETLGKQLSMPVHAEGTEANPVDIAKNAIAKAKEEHYDYVLIDTAGRLHIDGDLMGELQEIKEAVNPDEIFLVVDAMTGQDAVNVAESFDEQLDVSGVLLTKLDGDTRGGAALSIKAVTGKPIKFAGMGEKLDQLETFHPERMASRILGMGDMLTLIEKAQTQVDEKQARELETKMRTASFTFEDFLEQMQQVKNMGPLDEILNMIPGANKMKGLQNVSFDDKQIVHVEAIIQSMTKHERQDPSVMNASRKKRIAKGSGTSVSEVNRLLKQFEEMKKMMKQMSNTKGKKGKGFKFPFM is encoded by the coding sequence ATGGCTTTTGAAGGTTTATCCGACCGTTTGCAGGAAACGATTAAGAAAATCAAAGGCAAAGGGAAGGTGACCGAACAAGATGTAAAAGAAATGACGCGTGAAGTTCGCCTCGCCCTCCTCGAGGCCGATGTAAACTTCAAAGTCGTCAAAGACTTCGTCAAGCGCATTAAAGAGCGCGCGATCGGCCAGGAAGTAATGGAAAGCCTTACTCCGGGGCAGCAGGTTATCAAAGTCGTCAAAGAGGAACTCACCGAGCTTATGGGTGGGAACGAAAGCAAAATCGCCGTCGCCAAACGACCACCGACTGTCATTATGATGGTCGGACTTCAAGGTGCCGGTAAGACGACGACCACCGGAAAGCTTGCCAACCTCCTAAGGAAAAGCTACAACCGCAGCCCGCTGCTCGTCGCAGCAGATATTTACCGCCCGGCCGCCATCCAGCAGCTGGAGACGCTTGGCAAGCAGCTGAGTATGCCTGTTCATGCGGAAGGAACGGAAGCGAATCCTGTGGATATTGCGAAGAATGCTATCGCCAAGGCGAAGGAAGAGCACTATGATTATGTGCTGATCGATACCGCCGGCCGACTGCATATTGATGGAGATCTGATGGGAGAACTGCAGGAAATCAAAGAAGCGGTCAACCCGGATGAAATCTTCCTCGTCGTCGACGCGATGACAGGGCAGGATGCTGTCAACGTAGCGGAAAGCTTCGATGAGCAGCTAGATGTAAGCGGCGTACTCCTGACAAAACTGGATGGGGATACCCGCGGTGGTGCGGCTCTTTCCATTAAAGCAGTAACAGGGAAGCCGATTAAGTTCGCCGGTATGGGAGAGAAGCTCGATCAGCTTGAGACGTTCCACCCGGAACGTATGGCATCCCGTATTCTCGGGATGGGGGATATGCTTACACTCATCGAGAAGGCACAGACCCAGGTTGATGAAAAGCAGGCGCGTGAGCTTGAAACGAAGATGCGTACAGCCTCTTTCACTTTCGAGGATTTCCTTGAGCAGATGCAGCAGGTGAAGAATATGGGGCCGTTGGATGAGATCCTCAACATGATCCCCGGCGCCAATAAGATGAAAGGCTTGCAGAACGTCTCGTTTGATGACAAACAGATTGTTCATGTGGAAGCGATTATCCAGTCGATGACCAAGCATGAGCGTCAGGATCCGTCCGTCATGAACGCAAGCCGCAAGAAACGGATCGCCAAAGGGTCCGGAACGTCCGTTTCCGAGGTCAACAGACTTTTGAAACAGTTTGAAGAAATGAAGAAAATGATGAAGCAGATGAGCAATACCAAAGGGAAAAAAGGTAAAGGATTTAAATTTCCGTTTATGTAA
- the rpsP gene encoding 30S ribosomal protein S16, protein MAVKIRLKRMGSKRNPFYRVVVADSRSPRDGRIIEQIGTYNPVANPVEVKIDADKAIDWMSNGAKPSDTVRNLFSNEGIMKQFHEKKNQ, encoded by the coding sequence ATGGCAGTAAAAATTCGCCTGAAACGTATGGGTTCTAAACGTAACCCATTTTACCGTGTAGTAGTAGCAGATTCCCGTTCTCCTCGTGATGGTCGCATCATCGAGCAAATCGGAACATATAACCCAGTCGCTAACCCTGTAGAGGTTAAGATCGACGCTGACAAAGCGATCGACTGGATGTCCAACGGCGCGAAGCCAAGCGACACGGTTCGTAACCTATTCTCAAACGAAGGCATCATGAAGCAGTTCCACGAAAAGAAAAACCAATAA
- a CDS encoding KH domain-containing protein: MKALIETIVTPLVDHPEDIKVDVKEEDHKLIYHLSVHPDDVGKVIGKNGRIAKAIRTVVYAAGSDSDKRIYLDIM; this comes from the coding sequence ATGAAAGCCTTAATCGAAACGATCGTCACTCCGCTTGTCGATCATCCCGAAGACATCAAGGTGGACGTAAAAGAAGAAGATCATAAACTGATTTATCATCTTTCCGTCCATCCCGATGATGTTGGAAAAGTGATCGGAAAGAACGGGCGGATTGCGAAAGCGATTCGAACTGTCGTGTATGCGGCAGGCTCAGATTCCGATAAGCGAATCTATTTGGATATCATGTAA
- a CDS encoding YlqD family protein, with protein MQIIRRVPVKEVLTNNSRAEMKRNFDQKWKQLDQECEQLMFEQKKLERKPGLSKQEVEKRFSKEISRRKDQLRWLEYQSTQLDILPDGSELKTDEVDVLVTVHEGDCWKDITQEQEIVIKDGKVIRAR; from the coding sequence ATGCAGATCATCAGAAGAGTCCCGGTAAAAGAAGTACTGACCAATAATAGCCGTGCAGAGATGAAGCGGAACTTCGACCAGAAATGGAAACAGCTTGATCAGGAATGTGAGCAATTGATGTTCGAACAAAAGAAGTTGGAACGTAAACCCGGCCTCTCGAAGCAGGAAGTCGAGAAGAGATTCTCTAAAGAAATCAGCCGGAGAAAAGATCAGCTTCGCTGGTTGGAATATCAATCGACACAGCTGGACATCCTGCCTGATGGAAGTGAGCTCAAGACGGACGAAGTAGATGTATTAGTCACCGTCCACGAAGGCGATTGTTGGAAGGACATAACACAGGAACAGGAAATCGTCATTAAAGATGGAAAAGTCATACGAGCGAGGTAG
- the rimM gene encoding ribosome maturation factor RimM (Essential for efficient processing of 16S rRNA) yields MDKQLYNVGKIINTHGIKGEVKVHRVTDFDERFQPGQQLYLVQENKEPKPLVITTHRIHKGFDLIRFEEHGSINDVEQYKNGKLMVSEEAQAPLGEHEFYFHEIIGCAVYLETGEELGLIKEILTPGANDVWVVKQKQGADVLIPYIESVVKQVDVDNKTVVIDPIEGLLD; encoded by the coding sequence ATGGATAAACAATTGTACAACGTCGGAAAAATTATTAATACACACGGCATCAAGGGGGAAGTAAAGGTCCATCGCGTTACGGATTTTGACGAACGCTTCCAGCCGGGACAGCAGCTTTACTTGGTTCAAGAAAACAAGGAGCCGAAACCCCTCGTCATAACGACGCACCGTATCCATAAGGGGTTCGATCTGATTCGATTCGAGGAACATGGTTCCATTAACGATGTAGAACAATATAAGAATGGGAAGCTGATGGTTTCCGAGGAAGCTCAGGCTCCGCTTGGCGAGCACGAATTTTACTTCCATGAAATCATAGGCTGTGCGGTGTACTTGGAGACAGGGGAAGAGCTTGGTTTGATCAAGGAGATTCTGACACCTGGTGCGAACGACGTCTGGGTTGTCAAGCAAAAACAGGGCGCAGATGTCCTTATTCCTTATATAGAGTCTGTTGTAAAGCAAGTGGATGTAGATAACAAGACGGTGGTCATCGATCCAATAGAGGGGCTGCTTGACTGA
- the trmD gene encoding tRNA (guanosine(37)-N1)-methyltransferase TrmD translates to MHIDILTLFPEMFNGVLQTSIMKRAQEQGAFTYNYVNFRDYTENKHNKVDDYPYGGGAGLVLSPQPIFDSIQAIKDKSEKPPRVVLLCPQGEPHSQKKAEELAREDHLVFICGHYEGYDERIREELVTDEISLGDYVLTGGELGAMVVIDSVVRLVPGVLGNDQSAPMDSFSNGLLEHPHYTRPADFRGRKVPDVLLSGNHAKIEEWRHYQSLKRTFERRPDLLKDRELSDKEKSWIREWENS, encoded by the coding sequence ATGCATATCGATATTTTGACGCTTTTTCCTGAAATGTTCAACGGGGTGCTGCAGACTTCTATTATGAAGCGGGCTCAAGAGCAGGGAGCCTTCACTTATAATTATGTGAATTTCCGGGATTATACAGAGAACAAGCATAACAAAGTGGATGACTATCCCTACGGTGGTGGTGCAGGACTCGTATTATCACCCCAGCCGATCTTTGACAGCATTCAGGCCATCAAAGACAAATCGGAAAAACCACCACGGGTCGTCCTTTTATGCCCGCAGGGAGAACCGCATTCCCAGAAGAAAGCGGAGGAATTGGCGCGGGAAGACCACTTAGTGTTCATATGCGGTCACTATGAGGGGTATGATGAGCGGATAAGGGAAGAACTTGTAACGGATGAAATATCACTCGGAGACTATGTGTTGACGGGTGGGGAACTCGGGGCAATGGTCGTTATTGATTCCGTGGTGCGGCTTGTACCAGGTGTCCTTGGTAATGACCAATCAGCTCCGATGGATTCCTTTTCCAACGGGCTGCTTGAACATCCACACTATACAAGACCAGCTGACTTCCGCGGACGTAAAGTTCCGGATGTCCTTCTGTCAGGCAATCATGCCAAGATTGAAGAATGGCGCCACTATCAATCCTTGAAACGGACATTCGAGCGTCGTCCGGATTTGTTAAAAGACAGGGAACTCTCTGATAAGGAGAAATCTTGGATCAGGGAATGGGAAAATAGCTGA
- the rplS gene encoding 50S ribosomal protein L19 — MQQLIHDITKEQLRTDHPDFRPGDTVKVHVKVVEGTRERIQVFEGVVIKRQNGGISETFTVRKITYGVGVERTFPVHSPRIAKIERTRRGRVRRAKLYYLRNLRGKAARIKEII, encoded by the coding sequence ATGCAACAATTGATTCATGACATTACAAAAGAACAGCTTCGTACAGACCACCCAGACTTCCGTCCTGGTGACACTGTAAAAGTACACGTGAAGGTAGTCGAGGGTACTCGCGAGCGTATCCAGGTATTCGAAGGTGTTGTAATTAAGCGCCAGAACGGCGGAATCAGCGAAACATTCACTGTTCGTAAAATTACTTACGGTGTAGGCGTTGAGCGTACATTCCCTGTTCACTCTCCACGTATCGCTAAAATCGAGCGTACTCGTCGTGGTAGAGTACGTCGTGCGAAACTTTACTACTTGCGCAACCTGCGTGGTAAAGCGGCACGTATTAAAGAAATTATCTAA
- the lepB gene encoding signal peptidase I, translating to MKQQWLDWIKAFVIAAVLAVVVRVFLFAPVVVEGPSMLDTLHSGDHLIVSKLNYTLGSADRFDVVVFHATERKDYIKRVIGLPGDHIQYENDQLFVNGEPVDEPFLDERKSELPEGVRFTEDFSMEELPGSYEVVPEGHLFVLGDNRNNSTDSRMLGMISDDQIVGQAVLSYWPLNRVSLVN from the coding sequence ATGAAACAACAATGGTTAGATTGGATAAAGGCTTTCGTCATTGCAGCTGTACTTGCTGTCGTGGTACGTGTATTTCTGTTTGCGCCGGTTGTTGTTGAAGGGCCGTCTATGCTGGATACACTACATAGCGGGGATCACTTGATCGTTAGTAAATTGAACTATACATTAGGCTCTGCGGATCGTTTTGATGTCGTAGTGTTTCATGCGACTGAGCGGAAAGATTACATTAAACGTGTCATCGGTCTGCCCGGGGATCACATTCAGTATGAAAATGATCAGCTGTTCGTAAACGGAGAACCGGTGGACGAGCCTTTCCTTGATGAAAGAAAAAGCGAACTTCCCGAGGGTGTGCGTTTCACCGAAGACTTCTCCATGGAAGAGCTGCCCGGATCGTATGAAGTTGTTCCGGAAGGGCATCTGTTCGTGCTTGGGGACAATCGCAACAATTCCACAGACAGTCGGATGCTCGGCATGATCTCCGATGATCAAATTGTCGGACAGGCTGTTTTGTCCTACTGGCCGCTTAATCGGGTCAGTCTTGTTAATTAG
- the ylqF gene encoding ribosome biogenesis GTPase YlqF, translating into MTIQWYPGHMAKAKREAAEKLKLVDFVIELVDARAPFSSQNPMLHEILQEKPKMIVLMKKDLADPQKTAEWIEYFEASSIPAVAIEANKKQDVQRVVQKAKELGREKLEKLKAKGVRPRASRAMILGIPNVGKSTLINRLANKKMAKTGDKPGVTTKQQWIKVKKEFELLDTPGILWPKFEEEEVGYRLAAIGTIKDQILPKEDVAAYVLDYMRDHYPALLEERFGFDRYDDIMEAFEQIGRKRGCLESGGVVNFEKVSDVILQDLRSGKFGLISLESPE; encoded by the coding sequence ATGACTATTCAATGGTATCCCGGCCACATGGCCAAAGCAAAGCGGGAAGCGGCAGAGAAGTTGAAGCTCGTCGATTTCGTTATCGAACTTGTCGATGCAAGAGCACCTTTCTCTTCCCAGAACCCGATGCTGCATGAAATATTACAAGAAAAACCTAAGATGATCGTCCTTATGAAGAAGGACTTAGCCGATCCGCAGAAAACAGCAGAGTGGATCGAATATTTTGAAGCGTCATCCATCCCGGCAGTCGCAATTGAAGCAAATAAAAAACAAGATGTACAACGAGTAGTCCAGAAGGCGAAAGAGCTGGGCAGGGAGAAGCTGGAGAAATTGAAAGCAAAGGGCGTTCGACCGCGTGCTTCCAGAGCAATGATTCTTGGCATCCCGAACGTTGGGAAATCCACTCTCATCAACCGTCTTGCCAATAAAAAGATGGCCAAGACCGGCGATAAGCCGGGGGTAACGACTAAGCAGCAGTGGATCAAAGTGAAGAAGGAATTTGAGCTTCTTGATACTCCAGGGATTCTCTGGCCGAAGTTCGAAGAAGAAGAAGTAGGTTATCGTCTTGCGGCCATCGGAACGATCAAGGATCAGATCCTTCCGAAAGAAGATGTGGCAGCTTATGTTCTTGATTACATGAGAGACCATTATCCTGCTTTGCTTGAGGAGAGGTTCGGATTCGACCGTTATGATGATATCATGGAAGCTTTCGAACAGATTGGTCGGAAACGAGGGTGTCTCGAGAGCGGGGGCGTCGTCAATTTTGAGAAGGTGTCGGATGTTATCCTTCAGGATCTAAGATCAGGTAAATTCGGCTTGATCAGTTTAGAAAGTCCGGAATAA
- a CDS encoding ribonuclease HII translates to MSKRTIAEISKRIKEGTMTSADWEAFQRDERKGVKKLLERYLKEKEKKAEQKAQFEEKRQFEIAWISQGKQAIAGIDEAGRGPLAGPVVAGAVILPEGFYLEGLDDSKKLSLKKREAFFCRITEEADWGVGVVSSEEIDRLNIYQATKLAMKRAVEQLSVSPDHLLIDAMEIDYPACSQTSLVKGDQRSVSIAAASVIAKVTRDRYMAELEEAYPGYHFRSNQGYGTSEHLEALRTLGATPAHRKSFAPVKSVL, encoded by the coding sequence ATGTCAAAACGGACGATTGCAGAGATATCTAAAAGGATAAAAGAAGGAACGATGACTTCAGCAGATTGGGAGGCGTTCCAAAGAGATGAACGAAAAGGTGTCAAGAAGCTCTTGGAACGTTATTTGAAAGAGAAAGAAAAAAAAGCAGAGCAGAAAGCTCAGTTCGAGGAGAAACGTCAATTTGAAATTGCATGGATTTCTCAAGGAAAGCAGGCGATTGCAGGAATTGATGAAGCAGGAAGAGGCCCGCTTGCCGGACCGGTCGTTGCTGGTGCCGTCATTCTTCCGGAAGGTTTCTATCTGGAGGGTCTGGATGACTCTAAGAAGCTTTCATTAAAGAAGAGAGAAGCGTTCTTTTGCCGAATTACGGAGGAGGCCGACTGGGGCGTAGGTGTCGTATCAAGTGAAGAGATCGATCGCTTGAATATCTATCAGGCTACCAAATTGGCGATGAAGAGGGCAGTAGAGCAGCTATCTGTATCACCTGACCACCTGCTTATTGACGCCATGGAGATCGATTATCCAGCCTGCAGCCAGACAAGCCTCGTTAAAGGTGACCAACGTAGTGTATCCATTGCCGCTGCGAGCGTCATCGCCAAAGTAACTCGAGATCGCTATATGGCAGAACTGGAAGAGGCGTACCCTGGTTATCATTTCCGGTCTAATCAGGGGTACGGGACGAGTGAGCATTTAGAGGCGTTGAGAACGCTGGGAGCGACACCTGCCCATAGAAAGAGCTTCGCTCCTGTGAAATCTGTCTTGTAA
- a CDS encoding EscU/YscU/HrcU family type III secretion system export apparatus switch protein translates to MNKKQKRAVALRYQSGHHAAPVVKAKGTGSTADRILQKGEQHDVPVHEDPTLVELLSELDLNEHIPEDLYHVVAEVFAFVYKADKEWGNS, encoded by the coding sequence ATGAACAAGAAACAGAAAAGGGCGGTCGCCCTCCGGTATCAATCGGGTCATCATGCGGCACCGGTAGTAAAAGCGAAGGGGACGGGCAGCACGGCCGATCGTATTCTACAAAAAGGGGAGCAGCACGATGTTCCGGTCCATGAAGACCCGACTCTCGTGGAGTTATTGTCTGAACTGGATTTGAATGAACACATTCCGGAAGATTTGTATCATGTCGTTGCTGAAGTTTTCGCTTTCGTCTATAAAGCTGACAAAGAATGGGGAAATTCTTAA
- the sucC gene encoding ADP-forming succinate--CoA ligase subunit beta produces the protein MNIHEYQGKQILRDFGVSVPNGHVAYTVDEAVEAAEKLGSSVTVVKAQIHAGGRGKAGGVKIAKNLDEVRTYAEEILGSTLVTHQTGPEGKEVKRLLIEEGCDIQSEYYIGLVLDRATSKVTMMASEEGGTEIEEVAEATPEKIFKEVVDPVTGLTPFQARRLAFQINIPKEAVGKAVKFMLGLYDVFVQKDCSVAEINPLVTTGDGDVIALDSKLNFDDNALFRQKDIAELRDLDEEDPKEVEASKYDLSYIALDGNIGCMVNGAGLAMATMDTIKHYSGDPANFLDVGGGATAEKVTEAFKIILSDENVKGIFVNIFGGIMKCDVIAQGVVEATKQIGLTLPLVVRLEGTNVDAGKKILEESGLNITSADSMAEGAQKIVELVK, from the coding sequence ATGAATATTCACGAGTATCAAGGAAAACAAATCTTGCGTGATTTCGGCGTTTCTGTGCCGAACGGCCACGTAGCATATACCGTAGATGAAGCTGTTGAAGCAGCGGAGAAATTAGGTAGCAGCGTGACTGTAGTAAAAGCACAAATCCACGCAGGTGGACGTGGGAAAGCCGGAGGAGTCAAGATTGCCAAGAATCTTGATGAAGTGCGTACATACGCGGAAGAGATACTGGGAAGCACCCTGGTAACCCATCAAACTGGTCCAGAAGGTAAAGAAGTAAAGCGCTTACTAATTGAAGAAGGCTGCGATATTCAAAGTGAATATTACATCGGGCTTGTCCTTGACCGTGCAACAAGCAAAGTAACAATGATGGCCTCAGAAGAGGGCGGAACAGAAATTGAAGAAGTAGCAGAAGCTACACCGGAGAAAATTTTCAAAGAAGTAGTTGACCCGGTGACAGGCTTGACGCCGTTCCAGGCGCGCCGGTTGGCGTTCCAAATCAATATTCCGAAGGAGGCGGTCGGAAAAGCTGTCAAGTTCATGCTCGGACTTTATGACGTCTTCGTACAAAAGGATTGTTCTGTAGCTGAAATCAATCCCTTAGTCACAACCGGAGACGGAGACGTCATCGCTCTGGATTCCAAACTGAATTTTGATGACAATGCTTTGTTCCGTCAGAAGGATATTGCTGAACTTCGCGATTTGGATGAAGAGGATCCGAAAGAAGTAGAAGCGTCCAAGTATGACCTTAGCTATATTGCATTAGACGGCAATATCGGTTGTATGGTAAACGGTGCGGGCCTGGCAATGGCGACTATGGATACAATTAAACACTACAGTGGTGATCCTGCTAACTTCCTTGACGTAGGAGGCGGTGCGACTGCGGAGAAGGTAACCGAAGCGTTTAAGATCATCCTGTCCGATGAAAACGTAAAAGGAATCTTTGTGAACATTTTCGGAGGAATTATGAAGTGTGACGTCATTGCCCAGGGCGTCGTAGAGGCGACTAAACAAATCGGGCTTACGCTTCCACTTGTCGTACGTTTAGAAGGAACGAACGTGGATGCAGGGAAGAAAATTCTTGAAGAATCCGGACTAAATATCACTTCTGCAGATTCCATGGCAGAAGGTGCACAAAAAATCGTAGAACTGGTCAAGTAA
- the sucD gene encoding succinate--CoA ligase subunit alpha → MSVYIDKNTKVIVQGITGSTALFHTKQMVDYGTQIVGGVTPGKGGTEVEGIPVFNTVSEAVEKTGANASVIYVPAPFAADAIMEATDAEVDLAICITEHIPVLDMVKVKRYMEGKKTRLVGPNCPGVITPDECKIGIMPGYIHKKGHVGVVSRSGTLTYEAVHQLSESGIGQSTAVGIGGDPVNGTDFIDVLKAFNEDPDTEAVIMIGEIGGTAEEEAAEWVKANMKKPVVGFIGGRTAPPGKRMGHAGAIISGGKGTADEKIRVMNECGIEVAETPSVMGETLIKVLKEQNLFDKCKTH, encoded by the coding sequence ATGAGTGTCTATATTGATAAGAATACAAAGGTAATAGTCCAAGGTATCACAGGTTCGACTGCACTATTCCATACGAAACAAATGGTGGATTACGGTACACAAATCGTCGGAGGAGTGACACCTGGTAAAGGTGGAACCGAAGTCGAAGGTATTCCGGTATTCAATACTGTGTCAGAAGCTGTAGAAAAAACAGGAGCCAACGCATCCGTCATCTATGTACCTGCACCATTCGCAGCTGACGCGATTATGGAAGCGACAGATGCAGAGGTTGATCTCGCTATCTGCATTACAGAACATATCCCGGTTTTGGATATGGTTAAAGTAAAACGATACATGGAAGGAAAGAAAACGCGCCTTGTCGGTCCTAACTGCCCTGGTGTTATTACTCCGGATGAGTGTAAAATCGGTATTATGCCGGGCTACATCCACAAAAAAGGACATGTCGGAGTTGTATCCCGTTCCGGAACACTCACATATGAAGCGGTTCATCAGTTGTCAGAGTCCGGTATCGGCCAGTCGACTGCTGTCGGAATCGGCGGTGACCCTGTCAATGGCACAGACTTCATCGACGTTTTGAAAGCTTTCAACGAAGACCCAGATACAGAAGCCGTAATTATGATCGGGGAAATCGGCGGAACGGCAGAAGAAGAGGCAGCCGAATGGGTAAAAGCCAATATGAAGAAGCCGGTCGTTGGATTTATCGGAGGCCGTACAGCACCTCCCGGCAAGCGTATGGGGCATGCCGGTGCCATTATTTCAGGCGGTAAAGGTACAGCTGACGAAAAAATCCGCGTCATGAATGAATGCGGAATCGAAGTGGCGGAAACCCCTTCCGTTATGGGAGAAACGCTTATAAAAGTGTTGAAAGAGCAAAATCTCTTCGATAAATGCAAGACCCACTAA